The proteins below come from a single Kiritimatiellia bacterium genomic window:
- the eboE gene encoding metabolite traffic protein EboE translates to MRLADDGVHHLVYCLNIHPGERWADQLAAIESCCAQLRRRLAPGRPFGLGLRISAQAARWLERPGRCIAALRRLTELGMYAVTINGFPYGRFHGGPVKERVYAPDWRSDARLAYTLRLARILAGWLPPDVPGSISTVPGSFGPWVRHRAAIGAIVRRWIAAVHALDELRRTTGRHIALAIEPEPDCWIETATGFVETFDRTVLPLGAPQLARLAGTTLPEAERAIRQHLGICLDTCHLWVNRESPTDALARLRRAGITVAKVQVSAAPGAPNTPAGRRALRRFADDVYLHQTRAGDGPLERARWTDLPRALRELPALPARWTVRTHCHIPLVHAPVAPLRSSSASLDAEFWRAALAATAVFEIETYTFFALPRSVRRHSLTDSIEAEYRWCLRRLRRALRGAT, encoded by the coding sequence ATGAGGCTCGCCGACGACGGCGTCCACCATCTGGTTTACTGCCTCAACATCCATCCCGGGGAGCGCTGGGCAGACCAGCTGGCCGCCATTGAGTCGTGCTGCGCGCAGCTACGCCGGCGGCTCGCTCCCGGCCGGCCCTTCGGGCTGGGATTGCGCATCTCCGCGCAGGCCGCCCGCTGGCTCGAGCGGCCCGGCCGCTGCATTGCCGCCCTTCGCCGCCTCACTGAGCTGGGCATGTACGCGGTCACCATCAACGGCTTCCCCTACGGTCGTTTTCACGGCGGTCCGGTGAAGGAACGCGTCTACGCCCCGGACTGGCGGTCCGACGCACGCCTCGCCTACACGCTGCGCCTCGCCCGCATCCTCGCCGGGTGGCTGCCGCCCGACGTCCCCGGCAGCATCAGCACGGTGCCCGGCTCCTTCGGACCATGGGTGCGCCACCGTGCCGCGATCGGCGCCATCGTCCGCCGCTGGATCGCCGCGGTGCATGCGCTGGACGAACTGCGCCGAACCACCGGCCGCCACATCGCTCTCGCGATCGAGCCAGAGCCGGACTGCTGGATCGAAACCGCCACCGGCTTTGTCGAGACCTTTGACCGTACCGTGCTGCCCCTCGGCGCCCCGCAGCTCGCGCGCCTGGCCGGTACCACACTGCCGGAGGCGGAACGCGCGATCCGCCAGCACCTCGGCATCTGCCTCGATACCTGCCACCTCTGGGTAAACCGCGAGTCCCCCACCGACGCGCTGGCACGATTGCGGCGCGCCGGCATCACAGTCGCGAAGGTCCAGGTCAGCGCCGCGCCCGGCGCGCCGAACACTCCTGCCGGCCGTCGCGCGCTGCGACGCTTCGCCGACGACGTTTACCTTCACCAAACCCGCGCCGGCGACGGCCCGCTCGAACGCGCGCGATGGACCGACCTACCCCGGGCGTTGCGCGAACTACCCGCGCTGCCCGCCCGTTGGACGGTGCGCACCCACTGCCACATTCCCCTCGTCCACGCCCCCGTCGCACCGCTGCGCTCAAGCTCGGCCTCGCTCGACGCGGAGTTCTGGCGCGCGGCACTCGCGGCGACCGCTGTCTTCGAAATCGAAACGTACACCTTTTTCGCCCTCCCCCGGTCCGTCCGCCGCCACAGCCTCACCGATTCCATCGAAGCCGAATATCGCTGGTGCCTGCGGCGGCTCCGCCGCGCGCTGCGCGGGGCAACCTGA
- a CDS encoding DNA recombination protein RmuC, whose product MTTVAVLALVVVAALLGGLTMWLWMRSRMLADRASLDAALAARNAHIEEASRREASLAAELAAATQRAAAAERRAAALEAELAAERRATAEKLAVLEQARAALEDSFKAISADALRANAHSFLELAQRLFDTAHAKAAGQLDQHRQAVENLVAPVREDIRRIEATVQALESKREGAYEGLLAQVRQLMETQERLRTETGQLVRALRTPQTRGRWGEIQLRRVVEMAGMLEHCDFEEQAVADGVGRPSRPDMIVHLPGGRLLVVDAKAPLEAYLNAIEATDESERRQHLVRHARQIRDHIEQLGSKSYWEQFSPTPDFVVLFIPGESFFSAAVQEDPSLIEFGTSRRVIPASPTTLIVLLKAVAYGWRQQALEQNAQRVAEAGRELYKRLLTFVEHLIEAGHGLRRAVQAYNRSVASFQSRLMPCAQRFEELEVPHAGQQLAAPPPVDLDPSLPEPPAPVRNPAPPPSSAGR is encoded by the coding sequence ATGACCACGGTCGCCGTTCTCGCACTGGTCGTGGTCGCCGCGCTGCTGGGCGGTCTGACCATGTGGCTGTGGATGCGATCGCGAATGCTGGCGGATCGTGCGTCGCTCGATGCGGCGCTGGCCGCGCGCAACGCGCACATCGAAGAAGCGTCGCGGCGGGAGGCGTCGCTGGCCGCGGAGCTGGCGGCCGCCACGCAGCGGGCCGCCGCCGCCGAGCGCCGCGCCGCCGCGCTCGAGGCCGAGCTCGCCGCGGAGCGCCGCGCCACCGCCGAGAAGCTTGCCGTGCTCGAGCAGGCCCGCGCCGCGCTTGAAGACAGCTTCAAGGCGATCTCCGCCGACGCACTGCGCGCGAACGCCCATAGCTTCCTCGAACTCGCGCAGCGGCTGTTCGACACCGCCCATGCCAAAGCCGCCGGCCAGCTCGACCAGCACCGCCAAGCGGTGGAAAACCTCGTCGCACCCGTGCGGGAAGACATCCGCCGTATCGAGGCAACCGTGCAGGCACTCGAGTCGAAACGTGAAGGGGCCTACGAGGGACTGCTCGCGCAGGTGCGGCAGCTCATGGAAACCCAGGAGCGGTTGCGCACCGAAACCGGCCAGCTGGTCCGCGCGCTCCGAACGCCACAAACCCGTGGCCGCTGGGGCGAAATCCAGCTGCGCCGAGTCGTCGAGATGGCCGGCATGCTGGAACACTGCGATTTCGAGGAACAGGCGGTCGCCGACGGCGTGGGACGTCCCAGCCGCCCGGACATGATCGTGCACCTGCCCGGCGGTCGGCTGCTCGTGGTGGACGCGAAAGCGCCGCTCGAAGCGTACCTCAACGCCATCGAAGCAACCGATGAGTCGGAGCGTCGCCAGCATCTGGTCCGACATGCCCGCCAGATTCGCGACCATATCGAGCAGCTCGGTTCGAAGTCGTACTGGGAACAGTTTTCGCCGACGCCCGACTTTGTCGTGCTGTTCATCCCGGGTGAGTCCTTTTTCAGCGCGGCGGTGCAGGAGGATCCGTCGCTGATCGAGTTTGGTACCAGCCGGAGGGTGATCCCCGCCTCGCCCACCACGCTGATCGTGCTGCTCAAGGCCGTCGCCTACGGATGGCGTCAGCAGGCGCTCGAGCAGAACGCGCAGCGCGTCGCGGAGGCAGGCCGCGAGCTCTACAAGCGACTGCTCACCTTCGTGGAGCACCTCATCGAGGCGGGCCATGGCCTGCGCAGAGCGGTGCAGGCCTACAACCGGTCCGTCGCCAGCTTCCAATCGCGGTTGATGCCTTGCGCGCAGCGATTCGAAGAGCTCGAGGTTCCCCACGCCGGCCAGCAGCTAGCGGCACCCCCGCCCGTCGACCTCGATCCGAGCCTCCCCGAGCCACCAGCCCCCGTCCGCAATCCCGCCCCGCCTCCCTCGAGCGCCGGCCGGTGA
- a CDS encoding 4Fe-4S dicluster domain-containing protein: MNESANWQRSPAAHRTRRDVRWAVLAVWVLLAWPGLPELAARVASAASPYAGAVAALASRRLLGSLWVAVPLAVWATMRRRAICRWACPLGPLLDLASRRPGARGRQWSPVVGLTVLVASMGMAAAGLAWGGWLDPLVISRAAGRLIWMRSGALALSAVSLGLPLLISLIRPGAWCASVCPLGALQDLVRPSAAPLRGSTAGLSRRRVLVGLGGFGVGIVGGVLARHDGSSGRRPVRPPGAVPEAEFRALCLRCGQCVGVCPARIIRPDAGGDSAGWTSWLTPRLDFSTDFCRPECVRCSQVCPSGALQPLAEPAMKLERPIGLAEVRHAICWLSQGRECSICQTVCPYGAIRVAGDGFQSRVVVEVARCTGCGACEAECPVSPERAIVVRARSEAG; this comes from the coding sequence ATGAACGAATCGGCGAATTGGCAGCGCAGCCCGGCGGCGCATCGCACTCGGCGAGATGTGCGGTGGGCGGTACTGGCTGTGTGGGTGTTGCTGGCGTGGCCCGGTCTGCCGGAGCTGGCGGCGCGGGTTGCGTCGGCGGCCAGCCCGTATGCGGGGGCGGTCGCGGCGCTCGCGAGCCGCCGGCTTCTGGGGTCACTTTGGGTGGCGGTACCGCTGGCCGTGTGGGCGACGATGCGGCGGCGGGCGATCTGCCGGTGGGCGTGTCCTCTCGGGCCGCTGTTGGACCTGGCGTCTCGCCGGCCGGGCGCGCGTGGGCGGCAGTGGTCACCCGTGGTTGGCTTGACGGTACTGGTCGCCAGCATGGGGATGGCGGCGGCCGGCCTCGCGTGGGGGGGATGGCTGGATCCGCTGGTGATCTCGCGTGCGGCAGGCCGGCTGATCTGGATGCGTAGCGGAGCGCTGGCGCTTTCGGCGGTGAGTCTGGGACTACCGTTGCTCATATCGTTGATCCGGCCGGGCGCGTGGTGTGCGTCGGTGTGTCCGCTCGGGGCGCTGCAGGATCTGGTGCGGCCGTCAGCTGCGCCGCTGCGGGGTTCGACGGCGGGGCTGTCCCGCCGGCGAGTATTGGTCGGACTGGGCGGGTTTGGCGTTGGGATCGTTGGTGGTGTGCTGGCACGCCACGACGGAAGCTCGGGTCGCAGGCCGGTGCGGCCGCCGGGTGCGGTGCCGGAGGCGGAATTCCGGGCGCTGTGCCTGCGGTGCGGTCAATGTGTCGGCGTCTGTCCCGCGCGGATCATCCGCCCCGATGCTGGCGGCGACAGTGCGGGCTGGACATCGTGGCTGACGCCGCGGCTGGACTTCTCGACGGACTTCTGCCGACCGGAGTGCGTCCGCTGCTCCCAGGTGTGTCCGAGCGGAGCGTTGCAGCCGCTTGCGGAACCCGCGATGAAACTGGAGCGGCCGATCGGACTTGCCGAGGTACGGCATGCGATTTGCTGGCTCTCGCAGGGTCGGGAGTGCTCGATCTGTCAGACGGTGTGCCCGTACGGGGCGATCCGCGTGGCTGGTGACGGTTTCCAATCCCGCGTGGTGGTCGAGGTGGCGCGTTGCACCGGCTGCGGCGCCTGTGAGGCGGAGTGTCCCGTGTCGCCGGAACGCGCGATTGTGGTGCGGGCGCGCAGCGAGGCGGGCTGA
- a CDS encoding 2-C-methyl-D-erythritol 4-phosphate cytidylyltransferase, protein MADRAWAIVLGAGREQKLTSGADTAFLSLSSRPAIAHLMCAVEACREVDGMVVVVAPDRVEMPQAMRLRFGITKLRAVRAGTDRRSSNLAQALEAFEEDVKWAVILETGRPTVGCAAITETLKAASRAGAACVAELITDPVLLVSGRTTRRLDVKIQPWVIRSPRAYRTDLLRKALALAARKRWEGPDESVWIEAAGGTLRTVPPTRPPVHLRTADDLSMAALLLSQP, encoded by the coding sequence ATGGCGGATCGTGCATGGGCGATCGTGTTGGGAGCCGGCCGCGAACAGAAACTGACCAGTGGGGCGGACACCGCGTTCCTCTCGCTGTCGAGCCGTCCTGCGATCGCACACCTGATGTGCGCAGTGGAAGCCTGCCGCGAGGTGGACGGGATGGTGGTCGTCGTCGCGCCAGACCGGGTGGAGATGCCCCAGGCGATGCGGCTGCGCTTCGGTATCACGAAGCTGCGCGCAGTACGGGCGGGCACCGACCGGCGCTCCTCCAATCTCGCGCAGGCCCTGGAAGCCTTCGAGGAAGACGTAAAGTGGGCGGTGATTCTCGAGACCGGACGCCCCACCGTCGGCTGTGCCGCGATCACTGAAACCCTGAAGGCCGCCTCGCGCGCGGGTGCGGCGTGCGTCGCTGAGCTGATCACCGATCCCGTACTGCTGGTCTCCGGCCGCACCACCCGTCGCTTGGACGTGAAGATCCAACCGTGGGTGATCCGCAGCCCTCGGGCCTACCGCACAGACTTGCTGCGCAAAGCTCTGGCGCTCGCTGCTCGAAAACGATGGGAGGGCCCCGACGAAAGTGTGTGGATCGAGGCGGCCGGTGGAACCCTGCGGACCGTCCCACCCACCCGACCCCCCGTCCACCTGCGCACTGCCGACGACCTCTCCATGGCGGCGCTGCTGCTAAGCCAGCCCTGA
- a CDS encoding nitroreductase family protein produces MDAIEALLTRRSIRRFHPDPVRPHDVERLLEVLFRSPSAGDARPWQFGVVDRRDLLDRLAGAMPKCEMLSQAPLAVLICAEPAREKIPGFWPQDCAAATENLLIAAHALGYGAVWIGLHPVADRERAVREILRIPATLVPFALVPIGRAAETPPPDERRDPNRIHRNEW; encoded by the coding sequence ATGGACGCGATCGAAGCTCTGCTCACCCGCCGCAGCATCCGCCGGTTCCACCCCGATCCGGTCCGCCCGCACGATGTGGAACGACTGCTGGAGGTGCTGTTCCGATCGCCCTCCGCCGGCGACGCGCGGCCGTGGCAGTTCGGGGTGGTGGACCGCCGCGATTTGCTGGACCGCCTCGCGGGCGCGATGCCGAAATGCGAGATGCTCTCGCAGGCGCCGCTCGCGGTGCTGATCTGCGCGGAGCCGGCGCGCGAGAAAATTCCGGGGTTTTGGCCGCAGGACTGCGCCGCCGCGACAGAGAATCTCCTGATCGCCGCACACGCGCTCGGCTACGGGGCGGTCTGGATCGGCCTACATCCGGTGGCCGATCGCGAGCGCGCGGTCCGGGAGATCCTCCGCATACCGGCCACTCTGGTGCCGTTCGCGCTGGTGCCCATCGGCCGCGCCGCGGAAACACCGCCGCCCGATGAACGACGTGATCCCAACCGGATCCACCGAAACGAATGGTGA
- a CDS encoding tRNA (guanosine(46)-N7)-methyltransferase TrmB, with product MSDHDVFVRLTAETVLSPLNTSALFRGDARPLVVDLGCGKGRLLLAHARRHPDMWHLGVDRMLGRLRKVARGVQRLGLANVRLLRMDALYAACYLLPRRGVHEMFVAFPDPWPKLRHHRHRLFGPLFFDALAATLVPGGAVHVATDHMPYFEVIHRAVAADRRFEIAPVRLPTEEERTDFELGFLYERPIGRITFRLRPNAAARKEHEP from the coding sequence ATGTCCGATCACGACGTGTTCGTGCGGTTGACCGCGGAGACCGTACTCTCACCGTTGAACACTTCGGCGCTGTTCCGGGGCGATGCGCGGCCGTTGGTGGTGGACCTTGGCTGCGGCAAAGGCCGGCTGCTGCTGGCGCATGCGCGGCGCCATCCCGACATGTGGCACCTGGGCGTGGACCGCATGCTCGGCCGGCTCCGCAAGGTGGCGCGCGGCGTCCAGCGGCTCGGGCTCGCCAACGTGCGGCTGCTGCGGATGGACGCGCTCTACGCCGCCTGTTACCTGTTGCCGCGGCGCGGCGTGCACGAGATGTTTGTCGCCTTTCCCGACCCCTGGCCCAAGCTGCGGCATCACCGTCACCGGCTGTTCGGCCCACTGTTTTTCGATGCGCTCGCCGCCACGCTGGTGCCCGGCGGCGCGGTGCACGTCGCCACCGATCACATGCCGTACTTCGAGGTGATCCATCGCGCCGTCGCCGCGGATCGACGGTTTGAAATTGCGCCGGTGCGCTTGCCGACCGAAGAGGAGCGGACCGATTTCGAGCTCGGCTTTCTCTACGAACGGCCGATCGGCCGCATCACGTTCCGGCTGCGGCCGAACGCCGCGGCGAGGAAGGAGCACGAACCATGA
- a CDS encoding radical SAM protein produces the protein MSAAEASAERAMGRRRFAQLLGGGLAGIGLRAARADRDTPAALADAGQTPVPDWPAYLRLHRTGELRRRADELWQVMSRCRLCPRRCGARRLEGERGFCRSPGARLVIAAHHPHFGEEQPLVGRHGSGTIFFSHCNLRCVFCQNWEISHLGRGAECSVGDLAAMMLDLQRRGCHNINLVTPTHYLPHILKALDIAAARGLQIPLVYNTCGWEQMETVRRLDGIVDIYLPDIKYAESRTAIRYSAGAASYPEITQAAVLEMHRQVGIARVPADGVMRRGLMIRHLVMPNHVRESLQILEWIAANLPKDTYVNIMAQYHPCYRAFHHPEIARRVTLEEYRRVVERAVELGLTNLDSRVAARV, from the coding sequence ATGAGTGCGGCTGAAGCCAGCGCGGAACGAGCGATGGGACGACGCCGCTTCGCACAGCTGCTTGGCGGCGGCCTGGCGGGGATAGGCCTGCGGGCCGCCCGTGCGGACCGGGACACGCCGGCAGCACTCGCGGATGCGGGCCAGACACCCGTACCCGACTGGCCTGCTTACCTTCGTCTCCACCGCACTGGCGAGCTCCGGCGGCGCGCGGACGAACTGTGGCAGGTGATGAGCCGCTGCCGGCTCTGCCCGCGACGCTGTGGCGCGCGACGCCTCGAGGGCGAACGCGGTTTCTGCCGTTCGCCGGGCGCCCGTCTAGTGATCGCGGCGCACCACCCGCACTTCGGTGAAGAGCAGCCGCTGGTGGGTCGCCACGGATCGGGCACAATTTTCTTCAGTCACTGCAACCTGCGTTGCGTGTTCTGCCAGAACTGGGAAATCAGTCATCTCGGGCGCGGCGCCGAGTGTTCGGTGGGGGACCTTGCCGCGATGATGCTCGATCTTCAGCGCCGGGGTTGCCACAACATCAACCTGGTCACACCCACCCACTACCTGCCGCACATCTTGAAGGCGCTGGACATCGCCGCCGCGCGGGGCCTGCAAATCCCGCTGGTCTACAACACCTGCGGCTGGGAACAAATGGAAACCGTCCGTCGGCTCGACGGCATCGTCGACATCTACTTGCCGGACATCAAATACGCGGAGAGCCGCACCGCGATCCGCTATTCCGCCGGCGCCGCCTCTTACCCCGAAATCACGCAGGCGGCGGTGCTCGAAATGCACCGGCAAGTCGGTATCGCGCGTGTGCCCGCCGATGGCGTGATGCGGCGAGGTTTGATGATCCGGCATCTCGTGATGCCGAACCACGTCCGCGAGTCTCTGCAGATCCTCGAGTGGATCGCCGCGAACCTACCGAAGGACACCTACGTGAACATCATGGCGCAGTACCATCCGTGCTACCGCGCGTTTCATCATCCCGAGATCGCGCGGCGCGTCACCCTGGAGGAGTACCGGCGGGTGGTCGAGCGCGCGGTCGAGCTGGGATTGACGAACCTCGACTCGCGTGTCGCGGCGCGCGTGTAG
- a CDS encoding metallophosphatase family protein — translation MDPHPPSRPRSDAPGPRRPPRPQGLYAILGDIHSNLQALEVVLADARARGCTRYVCVGDIVGYNANPRECVDLIREVCAVVVRGNHDHYCASQTDLEGFHPLAADVANWTRRMLTPEQLEYLRMLPYTQRVESFTLVHSTLDTPEKWGYVFDRFEAEQNFNYQKTTVCFFGHTHVPLAFEKTDEVRFGLYNRIRIQLGRYYFINVGSVGQPRDGDPRAAYVTYNLGTGEVELHRLEYDIAGAQKAIREAGLPERLAQRLELGR, via the coding sequence ATGGACCCCCATCCCCCCTCACGACCTCGCAGCGACGCCCCCGGCCCACGGCGCCCTCCGCGGCCGCAGGGACTGTACGCGATCCTGGGCGACATCCACAGCAACCTGCAGGCGTTGGAAGTGGTGCTCGCCGACGCGCGCGCCCGAGGCTGCACGCGGTACGTCTGCGTCGGCGACATTGTCGGTTACAACGCGAACCCGCGAGAGTGCGTGGACCTGATCCGCGAGGTCTGCGCAGTTGTCGTGCGCGGCAACCACGACCACTATTGCGCCAGCCAGACCGACCTCGAAGGGTTCCACCCGCTGGCCGCGGACGTCGCGAACTGGACCCGCCGGATGCTCACACCGGAGCAGCTGGAGTACCTGCGCATGCTGCCCTACACCCAGCGCGTGGAATCGTTCACGCTGGTCCACAGCACGCTCGATACGCCCGAAAAGTGGGGTTACGTGTTCGACCGCTTCGAGGCGGAGCAGAACTTCAACTACCAGAAAACCACCGTCTGCTTTTTCGGCCACACCCACGTCCCGCTCGCATTCGAAAAAACCGACGAGGTCCGCTTCGGCCTCTACAACCGGATCCGCATACAGCTGGGCCGCTACTACTTCATCAACGTCGGCAGCGTCGGACAGCCGCGGGACGGCGATCCGCGCGCCGCCTACGTCACCTACAACCTTGGCACCGGCGAGGTGGAGCTGCACCGCCTCGAATACGATATCGCCGGCGCGCAGAAGGCGATCCGCGAGGCCGGGCTGCCCGAGCGGCTCGCGCAGCGCCTGGAGCTGGGACGCTGA
- a CDS encoding alpha/beta fold hydrolase, with protein sequence MRRPPAGVWIRRPGELVTWRGRSGLRLDGFYAPAPPGAPAELPLVIFVHGMFSNFYRSPLKAAFLEELPRAGLPILSINNRGADAGTTSEVFEACEHDLDAAASFARRIGRRRVAVIGHSTGCQKALHWADRRRGRGLAAIVLLAPCDDYAIVRRDLGARWQATLARARAMVRAGRGDEVLIARDPMRFTARRFLSLADPRRREAALFRYDGPMRAFRRLRVPVFAAFGDHEPYAVSPVAEMLARLRALRPGDVQTARIPGADHSFAPRQRQVARLVARWLLLTAAARARNRPAL encoded by the coding sequence GTGAGGCGCCCTCCCGCCGGTGTATGGATCCGCCGTCCGGGCGAACTGGTCACCTGGCGCGGCCGATCCGGCCTGCGGCTCGATGGCTTCTACGCCCCCGCACCGCCCGGCGCACCCGCCGAATTGCCGCTGGTCATCTTCGTGCACGGCATGTTCAGCAACTTCTACCGGTCGCCGCTCAAAGCCGCCTTCCTCGAGGAACTCCCCCGCGCCGGTTTGCCCATCCTCTCGATCAACAACCGCGGGGCCGACGCCGGCACCACGTCAGAAGTCTTCGAGGCCTGTGAACACGACCTTGACGCGGCCGCGAGCTTCGCACGCCGGATCGGACGCCGGCGCGTCGCGGTCATCGGCCACAGCACCGGCTGCCAAAAGGCATTGCACTGGGCCGACCGCCGCCGGGGCCGCGGACTCGCCGCGATCGTGCTGCTCGCCCCCTGCGACGACTACGCGATCGTCCGGCGCGACCTCGGTGCCCGATGGCAGGCAACACTCGCACGCGCACGCGCAATGGTCCGCGCGGGACGTGGGGACGAAGTGTTGATCGCCCGCGACCCCATGCGCTTCACCGCGCGACGCTTTCTGAGCCTCGCCGACCCCCGCCGGCGTGAAGCCGCACTGTTCCGTTACGATGGCCCGATGCGCGCGTTTCGACGGCTTCGCGTCCCGGTGTTCGCCGCATTCGGCGACCACGAGCCCTACGCAGTCAGTCCGGTGGCGGAAATGCTCGCGCGCCTCCGCGCGCTCCGCCCCGGCGATGTTCAAACCGCCCGGATCCCCGGCGCGGACCACAGCTTTGCGCCCCGTCAGCGGCAGGTCGCCCGACTCGTCGCACGGTGGCTGCTGCTCACGGCCGCGGCTCGCGCCCGGAACCGCCCGGCGTTATAA
- a CDS encoding DUF1080 domain-containing protein: MPRLRWSIALIAGATAVHAGSDPYAWRSMFNGRDLTGWTNTGYVRPGPIVAYPDRPPPQLPTNAPAGPAIFLGAGEDLTGITWTGELPRVNYEVRLEAMRVSGGDFFCGLTFPVGTNHATLVVGGWGGTVVGISSLDGMDASENETSSFMEFQNGRWYEITLCVYEDRLIADIGDRRVVNVDIRGRRVHMRAGEIEEGIPFSISTWRTAGALRNIRIRALPPPPPAP; the protein is encoded by the coding sequence ATGCCGAGACTTCGCTGGTCCATCGCACTGATCGCCGGTGCAACCGCCGTACACGCCGGAAGCGATCCCTACGCGTGGCGCTCAATGTTCAACGGTCGCGACCTCACCGGCTGGACCAATACCGGCTACGTCCGTCCCGGCCCGATTGTTGCTTACCCGGACCGCCCTCCTCCTCAGCTGCCGACCAACGCGCCCGCCGGCCCCGCGATCTTCCTTGGCGCGGGCGAGGACCTCACCGGCATCACCTGGACCGGCGAGCTGCCGCGCGTGAACTACGAGGTCCGACTCGAAGCGATGCGGGTGTCGGGCGGCGACTTCTTCTGCGGCCTCACCTTCCCGGTCGGCACCAATCACGCCACGCTCGTCGTCGGAGGCTGGGGCGGCACCGTTGTCGGCATCTCCAGCCTCGACGGCATGGACGCCTCCGAGAACGAAACCTCCTCGTTCATGGAGTTCCAGAACGGCCGTTGGTACGAAATCACGCTCTGCGTCTATGAGGACCGCCTCATCGCGGACATCGGCGACCGGCGTGTAGTGAATGTGGACATCCGCGGCCGGCGCGTCCACATGCGGGCCGGTGAGATCGAGGAAGGCATTCCCTTCAGCATCTCCACCTGGCGCACCGCCGGCGCGCTCCGCAACATCCGCATTCGGGCCCTCCCCCCGCCACCCCCCGCGCCATGA
- a CDS encoding glycosyl hydrolase family 28 protein, producing the protein MKRSQILLCVGGCALAIRATADDALSAGTRIVAELARCAREGGGRVVVPAGLHLVPPLTLPPNTTLHLADGAVLRGLAPTNPAALITARGATNIAITGQGTIEGQATLPIRQVRPLDPHAFRPVAHLSYDWDPAVPRIRHLLLFEACTNIHIEGVTLRNAGSWTVRLNGCRDVVVRGVTIRNPLEAPCVDGIDPCDTSDVLIERCDIETADDAICFKSMRRRPMRNLTVRDCRLVTTCNAIKVGTDSVGEVEDLTVERCTVEAMPTANVYRCISGVALESVDGGAVRRIRVRGMNIRYARNALFIRVGLRRPRPDHEPPAPQQPGVVEDVVFEEIRAEGMRIGCPFVGMPGQPVRNIVVRDVQLTVEGGRSSDASPLRPPLRAADYPEALMWGELPAWAFYLRHVDGLRFENVRIHALCADGRPPLVLDDAVNVTLDGLRWDGQPVEPRVVTDADASPPSPETPK; encoded by the coding sequence ATGAAGCGCTCGCAGATCCTGCTCTGCGTGGGGGGCTGCGCGCTCGCGATCCGGGCCACCGCCGACGATGCCCTCTCTGCCGGCACGCGGATTGTGGCGGAGCTCGCCCGTTGTGCCCGCGAGGGCGGCGGTCGGGTCGTCGTGCCGGCCGGCCTCCACCTCGTTCCGCCGCTCACGCTGCCTCCCAACACCACGCTGCACCTCGCCGACGGCGCGGTGCTCCGCGGCCTCGCACCCACCAACCCCGCAGCCCTGATCACCGCGCGCGGCGCGACAAACATCGCGATCACGGGGCAGGGCACGATCGAGGGACAGGCCACGCTCCCGATCCGCCAGGTTCGCCCGCTCGATCCCCACGCGTTCCGGCCCGTTGCCCATCTCTCGTACGACTGGGACCCCGCCGTCCCGCGCATTCGCCACCTCCTCCTCTTCGAGGCCTGCACCAACATCCACATCGAAGGCGTGACGCTGCGCAATGCCGGTTCCTGGACCGTCCGCCTCAACGGCTGCCGCGATGTCGTTGTTCGAGGTGTGACGATCCGCAATCCCCTCGAAGCCCCCTGCGTGGACGGCATCGACCCCTGTGACACTTCCGATGTGCTGATCGAACGTTGCGACATCGAAACTGCCGACGATGCGATCTGTTTCAAGAGCATGCGCCGCCGGCCGATGCGCAACCTCACCGTCCGCGACTGCCGCCTCGTCACCACCTGCAACGCGATCAAGGTCGGCACCGACAGCGTCGGCGAGGTCGAGGATCTCACCGTCGAGCGCTGCACCGTCGAGGCGATGCCGACCGCCAACGTCTACCGCTGCATCTCCGGCGTCGCGCTCGAAAGCGTAGACGGCGGCGCCGTACGCCGCATCCGGGTCCGCGGCATGAACATCCGCTATGCCCGCAATGCGCTGTTCATCCGGGTCGGCCTGCGCCGCCCACGACCCGACCACGAACCGCCCGCACCGCAGCAGCCGGGCGTCGTCGAGGATGTCGTCTTCGAGGAAATCCGCGCGGAGGGCATGCGCATCGGCTGCCCCTTCGTCGGCATGCCGGGCCAGCCCGTGCGCAACATCGTGGTGCGCGACGTGCAGCTCACCGTCGAAGGTGGACGGAGCTCGGACGCCAGCCCCTTGCGGCCACCGCTGCGCGCAGCCGATTATCCAGAAGCGCTCATGTGGGGCGAGCTGCCCGCCTGGGCCTTCTACCTTCGTCATGTCGATGGCCTACGCTTCGAGAACGTGCGCATCCACGCGCTCTGTGCGGACGGCCGCCCCCCGCTGGTCCTCGACGACGCCGTGAACGTCACACTCGACGGATTGCGCTGGGACGGCCAACCCGTCGAACCCCGCGTCGTCACCGACGCGGACGCATCGCCCCCGTCTCCGGAGACCCCCAAATGA